A window from Methylococcus mesophilus encodes these proteins:
- a CDS encoding winged helix-turn-helix transcriptional regulator has translation MQRTSFKNMECPAARALECVGEWWSMLILRDAFQGLTRFDEFQASLGIAPNILTRRLKHLTMNGLLERRMYNPRPPRYEYLLTTKGRDFFPVLAAMLAWGNKHLTPEGISVQLADRRSGELVEPALVDGRTLAPITPENVMLRAGPAASAKVRLRARVSRARLANTALPDRNPEKPA, from the coding sequence ATGCAACGAACCAGCTTCAAGAACATGGAATGCCCGGCTGCGCGTGCCCTGGAATGTGTCGGCGAATGGTGGAGCATGCTGATCCTGCGCGATGCTTTCCAGGGGCTTACCCGATTCGACGAATTCCAGGCCAGCCTCGGGATCGCCCCCAATATCCTGACACGACGGCTGAAGCACCTGACCATGAACGGCTTATTGGAGCGCCGCATGTACAACCCGCGTCCACCCCGATACGAATACCTTCTGACGACCAAAGGCCGCGATTTCTTCCCGGTGCTGGCGGCGATGCTCGCCTGGGGCAACAAGCACCTGACGCCCGAAGGGATATCGGTCCAACTGGCGGACCGCCGTTCCGGCGAACTCGTTGAACCGGCTTTGGTGGACGGCCGCACCCTGGCGCCGATCACCCCGGAAAACGTGATGCTGCGGGCGGGGCCCGCGGCGAGCGCAAAGGTTCGTCTTCGCGCCCGCGTCTCGCGGGCCCGATTGGCGAACACCGCTCTGCCTGACCGGAACCCGGAAAAGCCGGCATGA
- the fabF gene encoding beta-ketoacyl-ACP synthase II: MSMRRVVVTGMGMVSPLGCGIEQVWSRLIAGRSGLRALPEELVADIPAKVGGVVPIRVEDPAAGFDTDPVASPKDQRKMDRFILFALAAAEEAIAQSGWLPTDASSRERTATVIASGIGGFPAITQAVRTTDRRGVQRLSPFTIPSFLVNMAAGHVSIRFGYQGPIGAPVTACAAGVQAIGDAARLIRQGEADVAVCGGTEACIDRVSLGGFAAARALSSRFNDEPERASRPFDGARDGFVMGEGAGLLVIEALEHAQARGALPLAELVGYGTSADAYHLTSGPEDGAGARRAMQAALRQAGLTPADIQHLNAHATSTPVGDRCELEAIKSLFGRNPGVAVSSTKSATGHLLGAAGGVEAIFTVLALRDQIVPATLNLERPDPASEGVDIVSGAARPMALEHTMSNGFGFGGVNASIVLRRWQV; the protein is encoded by the coding sequence ATGAGCATGCGCCGCGTCGTCGTCACGGGCATGGGGATGGTCTCTCCCCTGGGCTGCGGTATCGAACAGGTGTGGTCGCGCCTGATCGCCGGGCGTTCCGGATTGCGGGCGCTGCCCGAAGAACTGGTGGCCGATATTCCGGCAAAGGTGGGCGGTGTCGTACCGATCAGGGTGGAAGACCCGGCAGCCGGCTTCGATACCGACCCGGTGGCCTCGCCCAAGGACCAGCGCAAGATGGACCGATTCATCCTGTTCGCGCTGGCCGCGGCCGAGGAGGCGATCGCCCAGTCGGGCTGGCTGCCGACGGACGCGAGTTCGCGCGAACGCACCGCCACGGTCATCGCCTCCGGCATCGGCGGCTTTCCGGCGATCACGCAGGCCGTACGCACGACGGACCGCCGCGGCGTGCAGCGCCTGTCCCCGTTCACCATCCCGTCCTTTCTCGTCAACATGGCCGCCGGGCATGTCTCCATCCGCTTCGGCTATCAAGGCCCCATCGGCGCTCCGGTGACGGCCTGCGCGGCGGGTGTCCAGGCCATCGGCGACGCCGCCCGGCTGATCCGGCAAGGCGAAGCCGATGTGGCTGTCTGCGGCGGTACGGAGGCCTGCATCGATCGGGTGAGCCTGGGCGGGTTTGCCGCCGCGCGGGCCTTGTCGTCGCGCTTCAATGACGAACCGGAACGCGCTTCCCGGCCTTTCGACGGCGCACGCGACGGCTTCGTGATGGGAGAAGGCGCGGGGCTGCTGGTCATCGAAGCACTGGAACATGCCCAGGCACGGGGCGCCCTGCCCCTCGCCGAATTGGTCGGATACGGCACCAGCGCGGACGCCTATCACCTCACCTCCGGCCCGGAGGATGGCGCCGGCGCCCGGCGCGCCATGCAGGCCGCCTTGCGGCAGGCCGGCCTCACTCCGGCGGACATCCAGCACCTTAACGCCCATGCCACCTCCACCCCCGTGGGGGACCGCTGCGAGTTGGAGGCCATCAAATCGCTGTTCGGCCGGAACCCAGGCGTCGCGGTCAGTTCGACCAAATCGGCGACCGGCCATCTGCTGGGCGCAGCGGGCGGCGTCGAAGCAATCTTTACCGTACTGGCGCTGCGCGACCAAATCGTGCCGGCGACGCTCAACCTGGAACGTCCCGACCCTGCCAGCGAAGGCGTGGATATCGTGAGCGGTGCGGCCAGGCCCATGGCCCTCGAGCATACGATGTCCAACGGCTTCGGTTTCGGCGGCGTTAACGCCAGCATCGTTCTGCGGCGCTGGCAGGTGTGA
- a CDS encoding GFA family protein — MSVILKGSCLCGAVKYEVSGDPQRFYHCHCSRCRKSSGTGHATNLFLSHADLVFTDGKALLKQFKVPEAKRFTRQFCSHCGSQVARFVPEIDGVVIPAGSLDDEIPIKPQARIFWDSRADWSCDGDTLPRHAEYPD, encoded by the coding sequence ATGTCGGTCATCCTTAAAGGCAGCTGCCTTTGCGGCGCGGTGAAATATGAAGTCAGCGGTGATCCTCAACGCTTCTATCATTGCCATTGTTCCCGATGCCGAAAGTCGTCAGGAACCGGGCATGCGACCAATCTGTTCCTTTCGCATGCGGATTTGGTGTTTACTGACGGCAAGGCCTTGCTGAAGCAATTCAAAGTTCCCGAAGCCAAGCGGTTCACCCGGCAGTTTTGTAGTCACTGCGGAAGCCAGGTCGCCCGATTCGTTCCGGAAATTGATGGCGTTGTCATACCAGCCGGCTCACTGGACGACGAAATCCCGATCAAACCGCAGGCGCGGATCTTCTGGGACTCAAGAGCCGATTGGTCTTGCGATGGGGATACGCTACCGCGTCATGCTGAATATCCGGACTAA
- a CDS encoding alpha/beta fold hydrolase: protein MKRLILLITLVLPCLSLPIHAADMPEGAESRFVQVNGIRLHYVRMGAGPLVVLLHGWPETWYEWIGVMPRLAQTHTVVALDLRGLGLSEKTQDGYDKRTVAEDIDALIKQMGAKSAVVVGHDMGGKVAYILGLSHPKSVSKLVLVDCMLPGTENMDPSKGGMWHYGFHMAPNFPEFLTQGREREYIAAQMTQWLHRKDAIPEETIDEYASHYAAPGGMTAGFNYYRALREDAKFAASLANRKLSMPVLTIGGRYGVSDKLFQALRPKAQNITGMIAEHSGHFVPEEETDLFVDALNKFLRR from the coding sequence ATGAAGCGACTCATATTATTGATTACATTGGTTCTGCCATGCCTTTCTCTCCCGATTCACGCCGCAGATATGCCCGAAGGCGCGGAAAGCCGATTTGTCCAGGTGAACGGCATTCGACTGCATTACGTAAGAATGGGAGCAGGGCCCCTTGTCGTCTTGCTCCACGGCTGGCCTGAAACCTGGTACGAATGGATTGGCGTCATGCCCAGGCTGGCGCAAACCCATACTGTTGTGGCGCTGGACTTGCGGGGACTGGGTCTTTCAGAAAAGACGCAGGACGGCTACGACAAGCGTACTGTTGCTGAGGATATCGACGCTCTGATCAAGCAGATGGGAGCAAAATCCGCGGTTGTCGTGGGACACGACATGGGAGGCAAGGTCGCTTACATTTTAGGGTTATCGCACCCGAAGTCCGTGTCGAAGCTGGTACTCGTCGATTGCATGCTGCCCGGAACGGAAAACATGGACCCCTCGAAAGGCGGCATGTGGCACTATGGTTTTCATATGGCGCCGAATTTTCCGGAGTTTTTGACTCAGGGAAGGGAACGCGAGTACATCGCCGCGCAAATGACCCAATGGCTGCATCGCAAAGATGCGATTCCTGAGGAGACAATCGACGAATACGCCAGCCATTATGCCGCTCCCGGCGGTATGACGGCGGGCTTCAATTATTACCGGGCATTGCGCGAGGATGCCAAATTCGCAGCCTCCCTGGCAAATAGGAAATTGTCGATGCCGGTACTGACGATTGGCGGTCGTTACGGCGTGTCCGACAAACTCTTTCAAGCGTTGCGGCCGAAAGCCCAGAACATTACCGGCATGATCGCCGAACACAGCGGGCATTTCGTGCCGGAGGAGGAAACGGACTTATTCGTCGACGCCTTGAATAAGTTTCTCCGCCGATGA
- a CDS encoding LysE family translocator: MTDLLPPWPLFSAFLLASLALAVTPGPGVLYVVTRSLVQGRGCGLVSVAGVAFGNLGNAVAASIGLAALFAVSSFAFSVVKSAGALYLIYLGIRMFRSSSVENPASKPEVAPLGRVFREGFVVALLNPKTTVFFAAFLPQFLAPSAPPMLQSMVLGSLFVAIAAVTDSAYALAAGMVAPMLRGNSARRMGLRFGSGIFVGLGVFAALAAARSDE, from the coding sequence ATGACTGACCTGCTTCCGCCCTGGCCTCTGTTTTCCGCTTTCCTGTTGGCAAGTCTGGCGCTCGCGGTGACGCCCGGACCCGGAGTGCTCTACGTCGTGACTCGCAGCCTGGTCCAAGGGCGCGGCTGTGGGCTGGTTTCGGTTGCCGGCGTCGCGTTCGGGAACCTCGGCAATGCAGTCGCCGCTTCCATCGGCCTTGCCGCCCTGTTCGCGGTGTCTTCCTTCGCCTTCTCGGTGGTCAAGTCGGCGGGCGCGCTCTACCTCATCTACCTCGGCATCCGGATGTTCCGTTCCTCTTCGGTAGAAAACCCCGCTTCGAAGCCTGAAGTTGCGCCGCTGGGCCGTGTCTTCCGGGAAGGTTTCGTCGTCGCGCTGCTCAATCCCAAGACCACGGTTTTCTTCGCGGCCTTTCTTCCACAATTTCTGGCCCCAAGTGCGCCGCCCATGCTTCAGAGTATGGTGCTGGGCTCCCTCTTCGTCGCAATTGCCGCGGTCACGGACAGCGCCTATGCACTTGCCGCAGGAATGGTCGCGCCTATGCTGCGTGGTAACTCCGCCCGCCGCATGGGGCTACGTTTCGGCAGTGGAATCTTCGTCGGCCTGGGTGTTTTCGCCGCACTCGCAGCGGCTCGCTCGGACGAATAG
- the surE gene encoding 5'/3'-nucleotidase SurE: MKNPLAFLLFAGATAMPWSASAMNILLSNDDGLSANAKALKSALEAAGHNVVMSVPCQNQSGKGAAINFLTPIVPLAKACVGSAASAGAPGLGPISGLNDAYYVDGTPIMALMYGLDVVAPQRWSGAPDLIISGPNEGQNLGSIVISSGTVSNAQFALTRGIPAIAVSADINTTKNDALAAEVAVLTVQLVEKLDSRRPGKPPLPKGYALNVNYPKFELGQSSMLPWTVTRFGNFDSMDVHFVADLSTDPIAASYGLGNVHLPGVAVSVHTADEANPTTDRKSEALKSLQGYITLTPMENGYQVSSMEAIQLTAYLKKALKAK; this comes from the coding sequence ATGAAAAACCCATTGGCCTTTTTGCTGTTTGCAGGCGCCACAGCCATGCCTTGGTCCGCCAGCGCCATGAACATCCTCTTGTCCAACGACGACGGTCTGAGTGCCAACGCCAAGGCATTGAAATCGGCGTTGGAGGCGGCGGGTCATAACGTGGTGATGAGCGTTCCCTGCCAGAACCAAAGTGGTAAAGGCGCTGCGATAAACTTCCTGACGCCGATTGTCCCGTTGGCCAAGGCTTGTGTAGGTAGTGCAGCGTCCGCGGGCGCGCCCGGCTTAGGGCCCATTTCGGGCTTGAATGACGCCTACTACGTGGATGGAACCCCGATCATGGCGCTGATGTATGGGCTCGATGTCGTGGCGCCCCAACGCTGGAGCGGAGCGCCGGATTTGATCATCTCCGGCCCCAACGAAGGGCAGAATCTCGGGAGCATCGTCATTTCCTCCGGAACCGTCTCGAATGCGCAGTTCGCACTGACTCGGGGAATTCCGGCCATTGCTGTGAGCGCCGATATCAACACCACCAAAAACGATGCTCTCGCCGCCGAAGTGGCGGTTCTGACTGTACAACTGGTCGAGAAACTTGATAGCCGGCGCCCCGGAAAGCCTCCGCTGCCGAAAGGATACGCCTTGAATGTCAACTATCCGAAGTTCGAACTCGGCCAGAGCAGCATGCTGCCGTGGACCGTCACTCGGTTTGGCAACTTCGACAGCATGGACGTTCATTTTGTGGCGGATTTGAGCACCGATCCGATAGCCGCAAGCTACGGCCTTGGCAATGTGCATCTGCCGGGCGTCGCCGTGTCAGTGCATACGGCGGACGAAGCCAATCCCACTACTGATCGCAAGAGCGAGGCATTGAAAAGCCTCCAGGGATACATCACCTTGACACCGATGGAAAATGGTTACCAAGTGTCATCGATGGAAGCCATTCAACTGACCGCTTATCTCAAGAAGGCGCTTAAAGCGAAGTAA
- a CDS encoding NnrU family protein, which produces MLNLALAMLFFVGIHFVISGTGLRDRLVAYRGEKAFRAAFSVLSLLALAWVVQAYRQAPYIETWGQLSEFKPIAAVLMLVSFVFVVAGLTTANPTAVSGESVLNDADAAKGILRITRHPFLWGLSLWALIHVIANGDVAALLLFGSLLALCLFGTRSIDAKRRRAYGDRWERFAAAASNIPFMAIKKGRNRLELGEIGWQRLGIAVALYLAMLHFHAKIFGVPPLF; this is translated from the coding sequence ATGCTGAACCTTGCCCTGGCCATGCTGTTCTTCGTCGGCATCCACTTCGTCATTTCCGGCACCGGCCTGCGCGACCGGCTCGTCGCCTATCGGGGGGAAAAAGCCTTCCGCGCCGCATTTTCGGTGCTGTCGTTATTGGCGCTCGCGTGGGTCGTTCAGGCGTACCGGCAGGCCCCCTATATCGAAACTTGGGGCCAGCTTTCCGAGTTCAAGCCGATCGCCGCAGTCCTGATGCTGGTCTCCTTCGTCTTCGTGGTCGCCGGGCTCACCACCGCGAATCCCACGGCGGTGTCCGGCGAAAGCGTGCTGAACGATGCCGACGCCGCCAAGGGCATTCTCCGGATCACCCGGCATCCGTTCCTGTGGGGACTCTCCCTGTGGGCGCTGATCCACGTGATCGCCAACGGCGACGTGGCCGCTCTGTTGCTGTTCGGTTCGCTGCTGGCGCTGTGCCTGTTCGGCACGCGATCGATCGATGCCAAGCGCCGGCGGGCCTATGGCGACCGCTGGGAGCGCTTTGCCGCCGCCGCCTCCAATATCCCTTTCATGGCCATCAAGAAAGGCCGCAATCGACTCGAGCTCGGCGAGATCGGATGGCAGCGGCTGGGCATCGCGGTAGCCTTGTATCTCGCCATGCTCCACTTCCACGCGAAGATTTTCGGCGTTCCGCCGCTATTCTGA
- a CDS encoding 4a-hydroxytetrahydrobiopterin dehydratase, translated as MDTCSLTAKQCTPCQGGIPPLTEEEAGKLRVHVPQWEFKDAATKLKRTFRFKNFMEALDFARKVGELCEAEGHHPDIGIGWGYCRVEFQTHKINGLHENDFIMAAKVDELSGET; from the coding sequence ATGGATACCTGTTCTCTTACAGCGAAACAATGCACTCCTTGCCAGGGCGGCATTCCCCCGTTGACCGAGGAAGAAGCCGGAAAGCTCCGCGTCCATGTCCCCCAGTGGGAGTTCAAGGATGCCGCAACCAAGCTGAAAAGGACGTTCCGGTTCAAGAACTTCATGGAAGCGCTGGACTTCGCCCGGAAGGTCGGCGAATTATGCGAAGCGGAGGGCCATCACCCGGACATCGGGATCGGGTGGGGCTACTGCAGGGTGGAATTCCAGACCCACAAGATCAACGGACTCCACGAGAACGACTTCATCATGGCCGCCAAGGTAGATGAGCTGTCGGGGGAAACCTAG
- a CDS encoding TIGR01777 family oxidoreductase has product MQIFVTGGTGFIGRSLCRHLSERGHRLTVLSRQAPDTVRRLCGETVMPVAGIDSLSPQAGFDAVVNLAGEPIADKRWTEARKRLLWESRIGLTSELVDYIARAETKPQILVSGSAVGYYGNRGDTLLDEESAGGDDFGHRLCAAWEEAASQAAGHGVRVCVLRTGLVVGRNGGFLQRMLPLFRRGLGGRIGDGRQWMSWIHIDDHVAVTEYLIGNAHLEGAFNATAPNPVTNREFTECLARLLNRPAPLPVPAFTLRLALGEMAELLLGGQRVIPKRLQQEPFRFRYEHLEDALRDALGR; this is encoded by the coding sequence ATGCAAATCTTTGTCACCGGAGGAACGGGCTTCATCGGCAGAAGCTTGTGCCGTCATCTGTCGGAGCGAGGGCACCGACTGACCGTTCTCAGCCGGCAGGCACCCGACACGGTGCGACGCCTGTGCGGCGAGACGGTAATGCCGGTTGCCGGCATCGACTCGCTTTCCCCCCAGGCCGGCTTCGACGCCGTGGTCAACCTGGCCGGCGAACCCATCGCCGACAAACGCTGGACCGAAGCGCGCAAACGCCTGTTGTGGGAAAGCCGGATCGGGCTGACCTCGGAACTGGTCGATTACATCGCGCGGGCCGAGACCAAGCCCCAGATCCTGGTCAGCGGTTCGGCGGTCGGTTATTACGGCAACCGGGGCGATACCCTGCTCGATGAGGAATCCGCGGGCGGTGACGACTTCGGCCACCGCCTGTGTGCGGCCTGGGAGGAGGCGGCATCCCAGGCGGCCGGACATGGTGTGCGGGTTTGCGTGCTGCGGACCGGGCTGGTCGTCGGCCGGAATGGCGGCTTTCTCCAGCGGATGCTGCCCTTGTTCAGGCGGGGGCTCGGCGGCCGCATCGGAGACGGCCGCCAGTGGATGAGCTGGATCCACATCGACGATCACGTCGCCGTCACCGAATACCTGATCGGAAATGCACACCTGGAGGGCGCGTTCAACGCGACCGCACCCAATCCGGTCACCAATCGCGAGTTCACCGAATGTCTGGCGCGCCTCCTCAACCGGCCGGCGCCATTGCCGGTGCCGGCGTTCACGCTGCGGCTGGCCTTGGGCGAAATGGCGGAGTTGCTGCTCGGCGGACAGCGGGTGATACCGAAACGCCTGCAGCAGGAGCCGTTCCGTTTCCGCTACGAGCACCTCGAAGACGCGCTGCGCGACGCCCTCGGGCGTTAG
- a CDS encoding SRPBCC family protein: MPADHFDLVTRWRLDAPAEKVWQVLSDAERWPEWWPCVEAVEKIDPGGTNGENSLWAYTWKTMLPYRLRLEFRMTRIAAPVLLEADVRGDVAGRGLCRIYRQEHRTVVQYEWNVRLCRSWMKRLAPLARPVFLWNHRMVMRQGEASLAARLASDGGTLSPDPPARHGGAVTAGACSAPPRHSIQESRPPR, encoded by the coding sequence ATGCCGGCAGACCACTTCGATCTGGTGACTCGGTGGCGCCTCGATGCGCCGGCGGAAAAAGTCTGGCAGGTCTTGTCGGATGCAGAGCGATGGCCCGAGTGGTGGCCCTGCGTGGAAGCGGTCGAAAAGATCGATCCCGGCGGAACGAACGGAGAAAACTCGCTCTGGGCCTATACCTGGAAAACGATGCTGCCTTACAGGCTCCGGCTGGAATTCCGCATGACCCGTATCGCTGCGCCTGTACTGCTGGAAGCGGATGTGAGGGGAGATGTTGCCGGACGGGGGCTTTGCCGGATTTACCGGCAGGAGCATCGCACCGTCGTCCAGTATGAATGGAATGTGAGGCTCTGCCGATCCTGGATGAAACGGCTAGCCCCCCTCGCCCGCCCCGTTTTCCTCTGGAATCACCGGATGGTGATGCGGCAGGGCGAAGCGAGTCTGGCCGCACGGCTCGCTAGTGACGGCGGAACGCTTTCCCCGGACCCGCCAGCTAGACACGGCGGCGCCGTCACTGCGGGAGCTTGTAGCGCGCCTCCTCGGCATAGTATTCAGGAAAGCCGACCGCCGCGTTGA
- a CDS encoding isocitrate lyase/PEP mutase family protein, with the protein MTSPAAKLRQILARPGIRIMPGCHDAMSARLIEQAGFEMGFMSGFAVSADRLALPDTGLLSYGELADQGRAICAAVSIPMFGDGDTGFGNALNIKRTVEGYARAGFACIMLEDQVAPKRCGHTQGKAVVGRDEALMRIRAAVDARNAGADILIMARTDARGPAGIDEAIARCQAFRELGADITFLEAPLDADEMKRYCAEVEGPKMANMIEAGKTPVLPPAELEAIGYKIAVYPLTLLNVSIRAMREALECIRRGEPANVLGFEDLNAAVGFPEYYAEEARYKLPQ; encoded by the coding sequence ATGACCTCGCCCGCCGCCAAATTACGCCAGATACTCGCCCGTCCCGGGATCCGCATCATGCCCGGCTGCCACGACGCCATGTCCGCCCGCCTGATCGAACAGGCGGGCTTCGAGATGGGCTTCATGAGCGGGTTCGCCGTTTCGGCCGACCGGCTCGCCCTGCCCGATACCGGTCTTCTGTCCTACGGGGAATTGGCGGACCAGGGGCGGGCCATCTGTGCCGCGGTGTCCATCCCGATGTTCGGCGACGGGGACACCGGCTTCGGCAATGCGCTGAACATCAAGCGGACGGTGGAGGGTTATGCCCGGGCCGGCTTCGCCTGCATCATGCTGGAGGACCAAGTCGCGCCGAAGCGTTGCGGCCATACCCAGGGCAAGGCGGTGGTCGGACGCGACGAAGCCCTGATGCGCATCCGGGCCGCCGTGGACGCCCGCAACGCCGGCGCCGACATCCTGATCATGGCGCGCACGGACGCCCGCGGTCCCGCTGGCATCGACGAAGCCATCGCGCGCTGCCAGGCTTTCCGGGAACTGGGCGCGGACATCACGTTTCTCGAAGCGCCGCTCGATGCGGACGAGATGAAAAGGTATTGCGCGGAGGTGGAGGGTCCGAAAATGGCCAACATGATCGAGGCGGGCAAGACGCCTGTGCTGCCGCCGGCAGAACTCGAGGCTATCGGCTACAAGATTGCGGTCTACCCGCTGACGCTCCTGAACGTCTCCATCCGCGCCATGCGCGAGGCGCTCGAATGCATCCGCCGCGGCGAGCCCGCCAACGTGTTGGGCTTTGAAGACCTCAACGCGGCGGTCGGCTTTCCTGAATACTATGCCGAGGAGGCGCGCTACAAGCTCCCGCAGTGA
- a CDS encoding alpha/beta hydrolase has protein sequence MIAADGELSVRRQSVGGPVVRVAEHPAGWLRGAHRVILLVHGYNNSQCEACAAFRQFLDHLPYGLGRVGRFFWPGDADFGFFQWLDFLSYPTEIPDAKLSARRLAEFLSASARTHPVTEFVLVGHSLGCRLILEMLDLFAAGAVAPRPSIALIQLMAAAVPVELVRKGRPLRRAGNIVRERLVLYSPHDLVLRGAFPPGQALARAMGHEPEVYLEAVGLNGNPPDFPTQSPWQAFGNGHGDYWKDTEIADNFARRLGVAVPRRQSDRYLPERVAVLPRVTPERTRPSRSLAGGSWSVCGSCT, from the coding sequence ATGATCGCGGCGGACGGCGAGCTTTCGGTCCGCCGGCAGTCCGTCGGCGGGCCGGTCGTCAGGGTCGCCGAACATCCGGCGGGCTGGCTGCGCGGCGCGCATCGCGTGATCCTCCTGGTCCACGGCTACAACAACAGCCAGTGCGAGGCCTGCGCGGCGTTCCGGCAATTTCTGGACCACCTCCCTTACGGGCTCGGGCGGGTCGGGCGTTTCTTCTGGCCGGGCGACGCCGACTTCGGTTTCTTCCAATGGCTCGATTTCTTGAGTTATCCCACGGAGATTCCCGACGCCAAACTCTCGGCTCGGCGCCTTGCCGAATTCCTTTCCGCCAGCGCCCGCACCCATCCGGTGACGGAATTCGTCCTGGTCGGCCACTCCCTCGGTTGCAGGCTGATCCTGGAAATGCTGGATCTGTTCGCCGCTGGCGCCGTCGCTCCGAGGCCCAGCATCGCGCTGATCCAGTTGATGGCGGCGGCGGTTCCCGTCGAACTGGTCCGGAAAGGGCGGCCCCTGCGGCGGGCCGGCAACATCGTCCGCGAGCGTCTGGTCCTGTATTCCCCGCACGATCTGGTGTTGCGGGGAGCCTTCCCGCCCGGCCAGGCCCTGGCCCGCGCCATGGGTCATGAGCCGGAGGTCTACCTCGAGGCGGTCGGCCTCAACGGCAATCCGCCGGACTTCCCGACGCAAAGTCCCTGGCAGGCCTTCGGCAACGGCCACGGGGACTATTGGAAGGACACGGAGATCGCCGACAACTTCGCGCGCAGGCTCGGGGTCGCCGTCCCCCGGCGCCAAAGCGACCGCTATCTACCGGAACGGGTGGCGGTGCTGCCAAGAGTCACGCCGGAAAGAACCCGACCTTCACGCTCGCTCGCGGGAGGGAGTTGGTCGGTGTGCGGCAGCTGCACATGA